The Candidatus Bathyarchaeota archaeon nucleotide sequence TCCTCTACCTAAGGGTCCAATTCCACCTGGTCTTAAAACCATTCAAGTTCACCTCCAAAATATTGTTACTCTGGCAACATAGTAATTGAGAGAGAATATTGATTTAAGAGCTTGTGATTACGTTTTGTACATCAAAATTATCGTTTAGGCCTTTAGTAATGCGTCTCTGCGCTTCATCAAGTTATCTAATTGAAAACTCAGGTTTATCGCTTGCCGTTATTGCCCCTTGAGCTGCGACAAATCTGTCATCATAAGTGGTTAGCTATTTTTTGTGGGCTCATTTTGCTTCACATATAATATAGTAGAGTATTTGTTGTTAATGATTTCCAACAAAAATTGTTCAGTTGTTAGAAGTTAACTGTTTGTTTTGATTTTGAAGGTTATCATGTAGTTATATCCAAGGTCAATGATACGTGTTTTTTCAAAACCATATTGTTTTGCCACATCTTCAGTTTCTTTCGGTGACAAACGCATATGAAATGGCGGACCAAACGGCAGTTCTTCTTTTTTGCATTCAATAATTATCAAACGACCTGTTGATTTTAAAACGCGACGAACCTCTCTAAATAGCGGATCCATTAAGCCCTTTGTATCGCGGGTATTTATGATGTGAAGTACTGTAGAAATGAAGCATACATCAACGCAGTTATCTTTCAAAGGTAAAGGAGCAGTTATATCAGAAGTAATACCGAAAACGTTAGCCAACCCCTGAGAATCTGCAGTTGCAACTAAATTAGTAACAAGTTCCACCCATTTGTCTATAGCATATACGATTCCAGAGGCCCCAACGATTTTAGCAGCATAAAGTGAATAGTCTCCATGTCCACTACCCAAATCCAAGAAGGTTTCGCCAGATTTAAGGTTGATTTCATCAAAAACAACTTCAGGATTATGCATCCAAAAACTGCTAGGACCTCTACGTCCACCGTGTCTGCATTGAGGTTGGTCTACACCTGAATCATTTATATGACTCATTGTTCATCTCCTGACAAAGTTTTTGCATCCAATCAGGGGTCAGAACATCTTTTTGGGGATAGAATTCTTTTACGTAAGGTTTAATGTCAATAACGGGACTGCCATCTATTGCATCCAGTCCTTTTACCTGCAGAACGTTTTCTTTTTTTGCACAAAGTCTAACAATAGACATAAGTAAAGGATTAGGGCGAGCTGGACTACACGTACTAAAAATCCCCGATAAGGGCGTTTCTTTACGACCCATAGGATGCACTTTTGTTAATCTACGACTTTCCTTAGGCACTTGATGTGCCCAGTAAAGCACAACAAGATGAGAATAAGCCTCAACACCATCAAGAATATCGGCTATGTCTTTATTGATTATTATTTCTGAAATTTGATTGCATGATTTACGGAAATCTTTTCGGATAGCGTCAATTTCTTTTTGCAGTTTTAAATCGCTGTCTTCTGGCTTCAAAAAAGGCTTTTTGACTTTGTTTTTGATTACACCTACGGGTCGTATTTGAATTTGCTCTTCTGGCATGTCAATTACACCTTTGATTGAGTGTTCTGTGCAACTATTCCCTTACCTTCCACTTGGAAGTATCGTTCTCCGCTACATGTTAAACAAAGACTGCGGGTTCCTTCACTAACGCTTTTTGTTGCCATAACTTCTTCGCCACAAACATCACAGACTACGCTTTTTAGTAGCGGTGCATAATCAGGCAACATTACAGGAACATTTTTGGCTGAAAGAACTTTTTCAAAAGGAAGCTTTATGAGGGCACATGCTGCTTCCCATCCTTTTTCGCGATAAGTCTTTTGTTTGGTGGCAGTCCAAACTGTATTATTAGTTAATTGTTCTATAAGTGCAAAAAACTCTGGAACCTCTTGTTTTAGATATGTACGAAAATAGGGCAAAACCCTAACACGAACCCCGGTATCTTTTCCGCGTATGGCAAAAGTTACGGCGTGTTTTCCTAAATCACGATATATTAACCCATTATTTCCAAGAGTACAACCTGACACCATTTGTACTCCGTCTGAAAAGCATGCATTGGTTTCCACTATGGCTATGAGTTCTTCCATACCGTCTAATGTTACGCCATCTCTTTTGAGCATGTTTAAACCATAAACTGAAGCCATGACACCAAGGGCACTTCCTGGACAAAAGTGACCATGAAGTGTTCCAGTTATCCTTAAGAGCTTCAGTAAGTCCTCAGACGCTATTGCTTCAGATATTTCTTGTTTTGGATTGGGATTGAAAAAGTCGTCTTGTTTGCATATTTTATTCATTTCTACATCACCAATAATTCCTTATATAGATGATAATTTTTCGGGGCTTTGCCTTTTGCAATAAATAAAAAGACGACACAGACATAAATGTTATGACTAAAGCTTAAGAAAGTAACACTAAAAAAAGCGTCACAATGAGAAACGTTAATGGAAGGCAAAAAACCGCTCAAAGATAAGTGGCGCCCAGGCCGGGATTCGGACCCGGGTCCTGCGGGCGACAGCCGCATATACTAGACCGAACTATACTACCTGGACACAGCGCCTCAACAATACATGATGCTTTAATTAATATAGCTTTCTCGATGAAAAGGGCAGTTTTTGACTGGCAAGATGCCTGTTGAGCAATGGCTTTACTATATAGAAGGTTATATTAACAAAATGCACGTACTTTTAAGCATGAACAACTGCATAGTTTATTTTTCAAGAACGGGAAACACTAAACGGTTAGCCCAAGCCATAGCATCCACTGTAGAAGCCCCAATCTATGATTTAACCTCCAGCCAACCTGACATCATCAAAACATGTGACACACTATTTTTGGGAACACCCGTTGAAGGAGCCAGCCCCACAAAAGAAATATTAGCTTTCATAGGAAACCTGCCACAAGTAGAAAGCAAAAAAGTTATCCTGTTCTGTACCTTCAAGCTTTTTGGTAACAAAAGAACCATGAACGCTATGGAAAAACAGTTAACTCCAAAAGGGTACCATGTGGTTTTGAAAGTTTCAAAAAAGGGCCTGAAACCTGAGGTAGAAGCTGATTTTTCTGATGTGCTCTCTGAAATTAAAAAATTCTTAGCGATATAAAAAAAATAAATTTTGTTTCTGCCCTAAAAGGGCGGCTGTTTTTAGTTTCCATCTACTAGATGAGCTGTTCCGTCTGGGCAGTAGACTTTCTCGCCAACATAGGCGACACTAAAGCGTCTGCTACATGCTTTCATTTGGGAGCATCCATCGCAATCTCGCGACAACATATCTTATCTTTTCCTCCTGAACTGTGAACTTCTGAAACTGCCTTGTTTATTCCATAATGCAACAGTGCTGTCTGCACATGAAGATGCAGTTTTGAGTGAAGCTACATGGTTATGCAGATGTACCTTTTAAACTTTGTTTACAGCTGTTATCATAATAGTTACTGCCAGCTCACTTTTCTTTTTTTGTTCTCCTGTCAATAATTTTTTGTCTAGCAAACTTGCGTATTTCTTCAGCAACAAAGACAGAACTGGATACCCCAAAGATTATCAACCAATCCCAAATTGAGAGCGCAGTGGTTCCTAATGCAACTTGAAGTTGTGGAAGAACAGTTGCCAACACCTGTAGGATAACTGAAGTGAGTATTGCAACAATCAAGTATTTGTTACTGAACAAGCCTATTTTGAAAACTGATTGCGTTCGTGATCTGCAGTTGATGCCGCTAAATATTTGGAACATCGAAATTGTCATGAAAGCCATAGTTGTAGCAATTAAAACATCGCCTCTGCCTAAAGCAAACGAGTAAACCAGAAGTGTTCCAACACCCATGAATACTCCTACAAATATTGTATTTAGCAGTATACCCCGAGTGAATATTTTAGCGTCTGGTTTTCTAGGGGGCATATTCATAACGCCTGCTTCTTTGGGCTCCATTGCAATGAATTTGTCTAAAAGACCATCCGTTACAAGGTTAACCCACAATATTTGCACCGCTGTAAAAATAAAATTACCTGGAAACAGGAACAAAGCACCAATAAACGCAATAATTTCCCCTGCGTTTGTTGCAATCAAATATTTTACTGTTTTTTGAATATTTTCAAAAACTACCCTACCTTCTTCAACAGCATTAACAATACTTGTAAAGTTATCATCTGTCAAAATCATGTCTGCCGTTTCTTTAGTGACATCTGTACCGGTGATGCCCATTGCAACGCCAATTCCAGCTGCTTTTAACGCGGGTGCATCATTTACGCCGTCTCCGGTCATTGCCACTATGTGACCCTTACGTTTTAGAGATTCCACTATGCGGTGTTTGTGAGTGGGTGATGCGCGAGCAAAAACCAGCGTTTTTTCGATGACTTCATCAAGTTGTTCGTCACTCATTTGTTCAAGTTCAGTGCCTGAAATAGCCAAGGAACCTTTTTCTGAAATACCGATATCTTTTGCTATGGCTTCGGCTGTTAGTTTTTGGTCGCCAGTTGCCATGACAACTCTAATGCCTGCTTTTTTACAGAGTTTGACAGCGTTTTTAACTTCCGGTCTTGGCGGGTCAATCATTCCCATAAGTCCTAAGAAGGTCAGCGTTGAGGCTTTGCGTTCAATTTCTTGTTTTAGAGAAAGTTGGTCTTCAGTTTTTACGGTTCGAGTAGCCATCGCCAGTACTCTTAATGCTTGACCTGCCAGTTGGGTATTAACTTGTAGAAGTTCTTCTTTCTTCTGTTGTGTCAGTTTTTTAACTTTGCCATCTTCAAAAATGTGAGAGCAAAGCTCAATTATGCTTTCAGGTGCACCCTTGATGTGTGCTTCAACTTGTCCGTTAACTTCATGAAATGTTGCCATGTATCTTTCTTTGGAGTCAAATGGGATTTCGTCAACTCTTGGAAACTCTTCATCCAGTATGTTTTTATGTAATTGAGTTTTCGCTCCAGCAACAACTAAAGCACCTTCAGTTGGGTCACCATAAATATCCCAGCTGAAGGCACCGTTTGTTTCTTGTTTTCGTAATCTTGAGTCATTGCACAAGATTGCCGTTTTAAGAAGCTGTTTTAACGCAACATCCTTTTCAGGATCTACCTTTACATTTCCAGCGACAAATTCGCCTTCTGGAGCATACCCGACACCAGTAACATCAATTAAGTGATTGTTACTGAAGATTTTTTGTACCGTCATTTGATTAGTTGTTAGAGTACCTGTTTTGTCAGTACATATTACAGTTGCAGAACCTAAAGTATCAACAGCTTGAAGTTTTCGAATAATGGCATTACGTTTAGCCATACGATGTAAGCCAACAGCAAGGGTTATTGTGACAACTATTGGTAATCCCTGCGGAATCGCCGAAACAGCTGCTGCAATAACAAACAGAAGCGTTTCAAGAAAACCGATACCCTGAAGAATTGCAACTGTAAAGGTTATGATGCTTGCGGCTAAAGCAAAATAGCTTATTTTTTTACCTAAATCTGCAGAACGTTTCTCAATGGGTGTTTTCCCTTTTTTGGTTTCTTTCATTAACGTAGCAATTTTGCCAATCTCGCCAAACATTCCTGTTGCAATAACAACCGCTTGTCCTCTGCCCTGCGTAATTACAGTCCCAGCAAAAGCCATGTTCTTTCTTTCTTCAATTGGCAATTCACCAGCGAGTCTGTCTGAAGTTTTACGCACAGGAGTGGATTCACCTGTAAGCATAGACTCATTGATTTCAAGATTGTAACATTCAAAAATGCGTGCGTCAGCAGGTATTTTATCCCCTGCATCGAGCAGTAAAATGTCACCTGGCACTATTTCTTTTGCTTTAATTCGGATTTCTGTACCATCACGAATGACCTCAGCTTCAGGTGCGCTCATTGATTTTAGGGCGTTGATTGCTTCTTCCGCTTTAAATTCCTGAATAAAGCCCACGGTCATATCGATAATTATGACCACAAAAATAACAAGGGCATCATAGTAATGCTCTACAAATAATGAAATGATTGCAGCAAAGATTAGCACTATTACAATAGGGTTTCGGATTTTTTCCAAAAATAAGGTTAATCTGCTGGTTTTCTTTTCTGCTTGGAGTTCATTAAAACCGTATTTTTTTAGTCTTGCCTCTGCCTCAGCGGTTGATAAGCCATTTTCGCTTGTTTTGATTTTTTTGAATGCATCTTCAGCGTCTATGCTGTGCCAAGTATTTTCTTGTGACATATTTTTCACCAATTTAGTTAAAAACGGAGGTTACACTAATGCAAACAATTGAACAAAACTTACGATTTCTCATTAAGTTAAACATTGTTTGATTATATATTTCCAACAAAGAAGTGATTAATAGTTTTATTTATAATATTCGTAAATAATTTAACAATTTAACCATAAATCATAAACCAAAAAAGGCGCAACCAAAAATCAGGCACTCACACATGCAGCAATTGACTAGAAAGTTTCTTTATGCATTACTTCACTTAGTGCACGCTTAGGTCGTTCTGGTGGCATCTCGTTTGGAAATCCCACAGTAACCATAGCCACAGGACGTAAACCCTCGGGTGCCTTAACTATTTTTGCAACTTCGTCCTCTTGGAAAGCACCAATCCAGCAAGCTCCCAACCCCAGAGATACCGCAGTTAACATCAGGTTTTCAACCGCTGCTGACGCATCTTGAATGCAATAAAGGTTAATCCCGCGTGAACCATACTGTTGAGCAACGTGCTGATTAACACAAACCACAATAACAACTGAAGCCTGCGTCATTTGAGTTTGCGCTCTTGCAGCATAAAACAGCATTTTCTTATGCTCTGCCTTGGACACAACAACAAATTCCCATGGCTGAAGATTTCCAGCGGAAGGCACCTTTCTTGCAGCATCAATGAGTTTTTCAACTGTACCCGCGGGCAAGGGTTGGTCTTTGAAGTTTCGTATGCTTCGTCTTTTGCTTATGGCTTCGGAAAGGTCCATGTTTGTTTCTCCTTAGAGTAAGAGTCTTATGTTTGTTGATAAATGTTGTTTTTGGATGATGTGAACTTAGAGCCGAGCATCAGCGATGAAGGGGCTCGACGGGCGAACTGACAAACTAAAGCGGAAAACTTATCTGATGAGCAGACATGAAAACATGCAAAACATGCATTGAGGCGTGAGGTGAACTGAATGGTTGAAGTTAAAATAAATGCTTCAGAAATCAAAGGCAGCGGAGACAAAATGATTGAAAAACTAGCCGATTTCCTCAAAGACAAAACAGGCGGGGAAGTCTCCACAGAATCCAAAGTCATCACAGTGAAAGGTGAAGGACCAGCACTAGCCAAAAAATACATCCGTGTAACAATCAAAAAATTCCTCCACAAACACGAATTAATCGACACTTTCCGAGTAGTAGTTGACACAGAAGAAGACGGCGCATTATACATTAAAGAACGCAAAACATACGAAGAAGACTAACCACCCAATTTAACACATCATTTTGTTTTTTAAAAAAATCGTTAACAGCTTTGGCTTGTTAACACCCATCAGATTGGAGCTTTTATTTTATCAATAAATTTCTGCTGAAGCTTAGTGATTTTGGGTGCAATAACGATTTGGCAGTAGGAATCTTTGGGATGTTTTTTGTAGTAGTCTTTATGGTATGTTTCTGCTTTGTAAAACATTGTTAAGGGTTCCACACTGGTCACGATTGGCTTATCCCAAATACTCTCATTGGTTAACTCGTTAATAACCTCAAGCGCCACCCGCCTCTGCTCTTCACTGCTGTAAAAAATCGCGCTTCGATACTGAGTACCTACATCCGCACCCTGCCTATTCAGCGAAGTTGGATCATGCATGGAAAAGAAAACATGCAAAATATCCCTAAAACTAATCACCTCTGGATCAAAAGTTATCTGCGCCGCCTCCGCATACCCTGTCATGCCCTTAGAAACCATCGCATACGTTGGATTAGGCAAACTACCCCCTGTATAACCGAGCTCTATTTTTTCCACACCCTTTATGATGCTAAAAGCTGCTTCTGTGCACCAAAAACAACCCGCGGCTAA carries:
- a CDS encoding methyltransferase domain-containing protein, with translation MSHINDSGVDQPQCRHGGRRGPSSFWMHNPEVVFDEINLKSGETFLDLGSGHGDYSLYAAKIVGASGIVYAIDKWVELVTNLVATADSQGLANVFGITSDITAPLPLKDNCVDVCFISTVLHIINTRDTKGLMDPLFREVRRVLKSTGRLIIIECKKEELPFGPPFHMRLSPKETEDVAKQYGFEKTRIIDLGYNYMITFKIKTNS
- the tsaA gene encoding tRNA (N6-threonylcarbamoyladenosine(37)-N6)-methyltransferase TrmO produces the protein MPEEQIQIRPVGVIKNKVKKPFLKPEDSDLKLQKEIDAIRKDFRKSCNQISEIIINKDIADILDGVEAYSHLVVLYWAHQVPKESRRLTKVHPMGRKETPLSGIFSTCSPARPNPLLMSIVRLCAKKENVLQVKGLDAIDGSPVIDIKPYVKEFYPQKDVLTPDWMQKLCQEMNNESYK
- a CDS encoding FmdE family protein; the encoded protein is MNKICKQDDFFNPNPKQEISEAIASEDLLKLLRITGTLHGHFCPGSALGVMASVYGLNMLKRDGVTLDGMEELIAIVETNACFSDGVQMVSGCTLGNNGLIYRDLGKHAVTFAIRGKDTGVRVRVLPYFRTYLKQEVPEFFALIEQLTNNTVWTATKQKTYREKGWEAACALIKLPFEKVLSAKNVPVMLPDYAPLLKSVVCDVCGEEVMATKSVSEGTRSLCLTCSGERYFQVEGKGIVAQNTQSKV
- a CDS encoding HAD-IC family P-type ATPase → MSQENTWHSIDAEDAFKKIKTSENGLSTAEAEARLKKYGFNELQAEKKTSRLTLFLEKIRNPIVIVLIFAAIISLFVEHYYDALVIFVVIIIDMTVGFIQEFKAEEAINALKSMSAPEAEVIRDGTEIRIKAKEIVPGDILLLDAGDKIPADARIFECYNLEINESMLTGESTPVRKTSDRLAGELPIEERKNMAFAGTVITQGRGQAVVIATGMFGEIGKIATLMKETKKGKTPIEKRSADLGKKISYFALAASIITFTVAILQGIGFLETLLFVIAAAVSAIPQGLPIVVTITLAVGLHRMAKRNAIIRKLQAVDTLGSATVICTDKTGTLTTNQMTVQKIFSNNHLIDVTGVGYAPEGEFVAGNVKVDPEKDVALKQLLKTAILCNDSRLRKQETNGAFSWDIYGDPTEGALVVAGAKTQLHKNILDEEFPRVDEIPFDSKERYMATFHEVNGQVEAHIKGAPESIIELCSHIFEDGKVKKLTQQKKEELLQVNTQLAGQALRVLAMATRTVKTEDQLSLKQEIERKASTLTFLGLMGMIDPPRPEVKNAVKLCKKAGIRVVMATGDQKLTAEAIAKDIGISEKGSLAISGTELEQMSDEQLDEVIEKTLVFARASPTHKHRIVESLKRKGHIVAMTGDGVNDAPALKAAGIGVAMGITGTDVTKETADMILTDDNFTSIVNAVEEGRVVFENIQKTVKYLIATNAGEIIAFIGALFLFPGNFIFTAVQILWVNLVTDGLLDKFIAMEPKEAGVMNMPPRKPDAKIFTRGILLNTIFVGVFMGVGTLLVYSFALGRGDVLIATTMAFMTISMFQIFSGINCRSRTQSVFKIGLFSNKYLIVAILTSVILQVLATVLPQLQVALGTTALSIWDWLIIFGVSSSVFVAEEIRKFARQKIIDRRTKKEK
- a CDS encoding nitroreductase family protein — translated: MDLSEAISKRRSIRNFKDQPLPAGTVEKLIDAARKVPSAGNLQPWEFVVVSKAEHKKMLFYAARAQTQMTQASVVIVVCVNQHVAQQYGSRGINLYCIQDASAAVENLMLTAVSLGLGACWIGAFQEDEVAKIVKAPEGLRPVAMVTVGFPNEMPPERPKRALSEVMHKETF
- a CDS encoding 60S ribosomal protein L22, with amino-acid sequence MVEVKINASEIKGSGDKMIEKLADFLKDKTGGEVSTESKVITVKGEGPALAKKYIRVTIKKFLHKHELIDTFRVVVDTEEDGALYIKERKTYEED
- the msrA gene encoding peptide-methionine (S)-S-oxide reductase MsrA, producing the protein MNQTKKPLETATLAAGCFWCTEAAFSIIKGVEKIELGYTGGSLPNPTYAMVSKGMTGYAEAAQITFDPEVISFRDILHVFFSMHDPTSLNRQGADVGTQYRSAIFYSSEEQRRVALEVINELTNESIWDKPIVTSVEPLTMFYKAETYHKDYYKKHPKDSYCQIVIAPKITKLQQKFIDKIKAPI